A segment of the Triticum urartu cultivar G1812 chromosome 1, Tu2.1, whole genome shotgun sequence genome:
acttgtgtagattgcggaggtgccgtactttcggtactaggatctgtcgatcgtgaagacgtacgactacatcaaccgtgttgtcataacgcttccgcttacggtctacgagggtacgcagacaacactctcccctctcgttgctatgcattaccatgatcttgcgtgtgcgtaggaaatttttaaaattactgcgttccccaacaaaaacaTCTTAGGTATGCCACGTGCTGGTTGAACATAGAGATAagcaaaaatataagagaggttTGTATTCATGACTTGCAGTTGGCTTAAATTTGAAGGAGCGAATCTGATGTTGATGTTTTTCATGGTTTTGTTTCTTCTTGCGGGTTGGAGTGAACTATATGCATGTttatagtaacaacatccttaaCTTAATAATATATCCCTCCTTATAAAGTTTATTTCGAAGAGTGCTAGAAGTAATGATCGTCAACATGCCGAACATACATTATGTTTCTTCGAATGCCACCCTGAGGCCTATAATCCATCTTCCATGTGGATTATAGCAGTTCGTCGATATCTTCACAATGATGTATTTATACTTTTGTTTTCCTCTTGTCAATATGCTTTCTGTCTAAAGTATATATTGGCGCGTAGTGTCATCGTCAATGCCTCCACCATTTACTACCCAGATGTGCAGAGAACTAAAATTGATGTATGTAATATGATCACCATTATAGACCGTATGCATCACTGATAGGTGGGAAACCATAAGATAATCTCACTAATATCTCATAGTATTGCTCCAGTGTATCATTGTAAAAGTATGGTTTATTACTGTATCAACCACTCAAGATCTAATTGATATTGTGTGAGTTTGCATATGAGTATATATTAAACTCACTTCTCTTGTTTTCTTAGAAAAGGAGAATCAATTTATGGCCTCTGCATCACTTATGCACACAATTATTTACTAATATTATCTAACAATGCCATGTAAAGCCAACATTGATGCCGAATGAGTTGCTTAAAGAAAATATCCACTTCACGACAATATTCCACAAACCTAGCACCAAACCCCATGACACATGATCGAGCAATAACTACTCCTTGACAAAGCCTTCAGGAAGGCATCACCACGCACACGTGAATGTTGACGGATCCAACCAAAGGTTACACTTGGGATTTTCCCAACACCTTCAACAAGGGCACGACGCACCCCATGTCGACATTGCCTGCTCAAGACAAAGATACGGGTTCACGAGTTTTCACCTCGGATGCACACACTTGTTGTCGAAACCATAGTTGCCAACAACCGTTATACTAGTTGGCGATGACTCACGAGTCCCACTGTCGTGAGATCTCGGATACCACCACGCCGCTGGAGAAAACACTGGAAGTAGGTAGATGTCTTTTGTCGTCTCTGCTTTCGGACATTGCCTCACCGCCTTCAACCTTTGTCAATGACGAAGATTGGGATGCTGGATGTAGGGTTATGGCCAAATCGGACCGTTGAGCAGCCACCTTGCATATCCGCCGAACACACTCCAAAGCCGCCGTCCAAACACGCACCACCATAGGTCAGGCTCCTAGGCGGGGGCGACAATAAGTGAGGATGAAGATGGACCACAAATAAGGCTATCACCCGTTGTAGCCCCTCCGGCCCTAACGCACACACGCCAAATCTAGCTGCCATCTTGCCACAATGCCACCGCGTCTCCAACCGCCTCCGCCCCACTACTCTTGCTATGACCGTGGCCGCATCGTCCTGGGTGCCGCCGCCATAACCGTGCCACTCGCCGCCGCCACAAGCAAATCACCTTCCAATATGACATTTACATGGGGCTGTTGAGAGTCCTGGTTTGCATCCCTACAACTACTCCATCGAGTTGACGATGATCTCCGGCGCACCGTCGCGGCCAGCCCCCGCCGTCGTGGCCGTGGCACTCCCCCCTCCACCAGCCTGCTCACCTGCCAGGATGTCTCTCTATGTGGGTTTGCCTACACGTTCCAATCCAACAGGAGAAACCTTTGTGAACTGTACCTATCCGAAAAGGCAACCAGTTATAAAGTCAGCCAGCCGGGCCGGTGGCGCCCACAGCCCACCCGGCGGCGGCCGTGCCTACCATCCATCCCTCGCCTCGCCAGCCCCTCCTTCCGTTGTGTCCTTCCCTCCCCACCTCTGAGCTGTAGATGATGACGAAGGCCCCCATTGACTCCCCCAGCGCCCGCACCCGCACCCGCACCCGCGCACCATTTACCCCCGCCCACCGACACCCCGGCCCCACCGTATTAACCCTCTCCCACCGCCACCCTAGCCCCACCGTATTACCGCACACCCCGCCCCCCGCTGTCGCCTCTCTCCGCGTCCAGTGCGAACTGCAGTAGTACTACTCTTCTTCCCCCCACAGCCGTTTCTCTTTCTCTCCTCACTCCCCACCCCCTCGGATCCCAAGCTGCGGGCTGCGTCTGCGTCGGCGCCGTGGCGGCTGCAGCCTAGGGTTTAGCGCGGGGAGAGGGGAAGCTAGGGTTTGGGTCCGACGAGTTGGGGCGGCGATGGGGACGGCGGGGAAGGGCGCGTGGGTCGTGCCGGCGCCGGCGTACAAGGaggtggaggggtgggaggggtCGGGGGACGACTCGCCGGGCTACAGGTGCGGCCACTCGCTCACCGTCATCGCGCCCACCAAGGGCCACGGCCCGCGCCTCATCCTCTTCGGCGGCGCCACGGCGATCGAGGCCGGCGCGACCTCCGGCCTCCCCGGCATCAGTTCGGTGCCCCTTGTCTCTCCCCTCTCGCGCGTGCTGTGCTCGAGTTGAAATTCTCCTTCTGTTGTGCTCTAATGGTGGGTTTTTGGTCTTGGACTGAAGGGCTCGCGGGGGTGACCAACACGGTGCACTCGTACGACGTGGACAAGCGGAGGTGGACGAGGTGAGGCCGCTGCTCGACCCAGATTTTTTGCTATGGTGCTTCGTCGAACGCCATAATTATAGCTCAATTTTGAGTCATGTTCTGTTGCGGAGGCTGAATGTATAGATTGTGCCCGATTACTGGTTGTACCTGTGTCTGGTTGTGTCAAAATGTGGTGAACTCTGTATCTTATGTTCGAGCTCACTAGCAGTTGTGTGTACGATTATATGCTTTCCATACATCAGTTACTTTTCTTGGCGTTATTCGGTAGGCAAGCCGAATGGACTCGTAACGGTATATTCGTTAGGCAATCCGAATGGACTCGTAACGCTAGATTAGAATGGACTCGTAATGCTTGTCTTGTAACGGTATATTTGTTAGATTAAGTTCTACGTGCCTGCAGGTTACATCCAGCTGGAGAGCCTCCATTTGGCTTCATTACAAGGCATAATTCTAGGTCAATTTTAAGTCATTTTCTTGTTGGGGAGGATAATTGTGTAGATTGTGTCCGATTATGGGCTGTACTTGTGTCTTGTTCGGTTAAATGTGGTGAACTCTGTATCTTATGTTTGAGTTCACTATCAATTGTGCACAATTATATGCTTTCCATACATCAGTTACTTAGCTGGGCGCTATTTGTTTGCCAAGCCAAATGGACTCGTAACGGTATATTCGTTACGCAAGCCGAATGGATTCGCAACGGTATATTTATTACGCAAGCCGAATGTACTCCTAATGGTTGATTTGTTAGGCAAGTCGAATGGATTCACAATGCTAGATTTGTTTTTCGTAACGCTAGATTCGTATGGACTCGTAACGGTATATTCATTAAATTAAATTCTACATTCCTGCAGGTTACATCCAGCTGGAGATCCTCCATCTCCAAGGGCTGCACATTCTGCTGCTGCTGTGGGCACCATGGTTGTTTTCCAGGTACGAGGAACTTGGTATTTTTGAGTTTCGATTTGGTGCCATCCAACTTAGTTCAGTGGTGAGTGGTGCAATGTCTGTGCAGGGTGGGATTGGACCAGCGGGGCATTCGACAGACGATCTCTATGTGCTTGATCTGACAAACGACAAGTTCAAATGGCACCGGTGAACACAAAGATAcctttttttgtttgtttgtcaGTTTGCTCGCCTTTTTGGAGTTGATCTTTGGATGGGGATGTGATGTTTCCATTTCTGCTATCCGATGCAGGGTTGTTGTTCAGGGGGCTGGTCCTGGTCCTCGCTATGGTCATTGCATGGATTTGGTAGCGCAGCGTTACCTTGTGTCAGTCTCGGGAAATGATGGTTAGCTCTTAGCTGCAAAATTTACTGTATTGTATATCTGCGATAATTACTTTGACAATTTGTTTTCTTACTATTTCATGGAACGGCATTTTATTTTGGCTAGCAGCATCCACATGAACTTGTGAAATGACTTATTTTTTTGGTACAGGAAAGCGGGTCTTATCAGATGCTTGGGCTTTGGACACAGCTCAGAAACCATATAAGTGGCAGAAACTTAACCCTGATGGTGATAGACCTTCAGCAAGGATGTAAGTGGATCCATGCTCTCCAGAGAGGTGGAGAATCAAGTCACTAATCATTGAGGCATACTTGCATATGTTATTTTATGCATTCTAAATGTCTATGGGCCTTTTGCCATCTAATTTGACGTCAGTTGATTGTTGACGGTGCCACTATCACGGGGTTGTTATGGCCTGAGTCTAAGGATCTTAGGTTGTAGGGTGTGTTGGACAGGGAGGTGAGGTTGATAACCTTGCCAATGACTAGGTGCCACGGTGGCACGCTGTCTGCCAGCTAAAGAGAAGGCTAGAGGAGATAATGAAACCTCTTGTTTCTTCTTGATCTAAAAAAGCAAACGTAGCCTTCTATTTATAGAGGTGCCTAACAACCCATCTCTAGTTTATAGGAACTCTTGAATTCCTTATATACGATAAGATAACTGACCAAACTAAGGGATATCCTTCTATTTAAAACACATCCTGCTAATTTTGGAAACAATCATCATAATGGAGTATCTGGAAGAGTTGGCCTCCAAGCCTAGGCACCGCGGCTGCTGTGGAGACACGGTGACTAGAAGTGAACATGTTCCCGCATAACAATTATTGTAACTCACAGCATCCCGGCTTTAAGTATCACTCCATTTTGGAAATATTTGAATTTCTGTTGGGCTTCTTTTATAACTGAATGGACGAGCCCCTCAAAAGGAAGAAATAAAAACTGCATATGTAAGCCCGTGTTCCACGTAAATTCTGGTACTCTTATCTTACGGGCTTATTAGGGTTTTCCTGTATACTAAAATAAAAATGCTGCCTTCTGCCCATAACACAACGGTAACTATCTCCCTCTAAACAAATGTTATGCTAATTATTGAGAAAAGCTACTGTTGCACTACATAAATAGGGCATACGCAGAATGTTGTACCTTTACTGCAAGCTTTACATGTGAAAATAAACTGTCACTTCAAATCTCCTAGGCACTAGACTTTATTGCAATTCAACCATTTGTATAATTATGCAATTGTCTTACTTTCAGTTTGTTTTAAATCACTATAGGTATGGCACTGCCAGTGCACGCTCCGATGGCATGCTTTTACTTTGTGGTGGAAGGGATGCTTCTGGGACGGTACAATCTTCTGCCCTTGTTACTGTTTGATAGTCATCCTGGGCCCTGTTTGTTTGTTATTATGTTATCTGTCAATGTTTAGCTCTGACATACTAATGCGGAACATCATATGTATATATTTTAGTAAGAAGATCACCGGTAAAGCGTGATATGATACCTATTGATAATTTTAAAATATGCTCTTTCATTACTTTGCAAATTTATATCCAGGAAGGCCTACATATTTACAACTTATGCAGCTGTGAAATCACTTCATAATACTCCCCCCAGACTTCAGCCTCTGAAAATAACATTTTGGACATCGACACAGTCCGTTATTTGCTATAATATGTTTGTTATACCTAATGAAATTATGGTTTATAATGTACTTTTCAGGATAAATCACAATCAGCACATATGATCACCAAGAGGCCAATGAAAATATTTTAAGTTACATATATAGTCAAGCCTCTACAGTTTAACAACGCCCATGGTCAAAATATCAAACTTTCAAACACTGGAGGGAGTAATCTCTTTTGAATGTTAGATGTAGAATCATTTGTAAGGTAAAATTAGTTTAGTAATGTCACAAAAATGTAATCAAAGACTAAAAGTAGAGAAATATCATGGTAAATAAGTTACTGCTAAATGACATCGGTCAATGATTGTTATGCAAAATGGCAGTCATGTGGGTATACCATGTTGTGGGCTTGGAAATGCTATAGCCATATAGTGTGTTCTGCAGCACATGACATTGTAACATGCACTGTTTTATCATTCTTAATTTTGATTTGTTTGAACTTGGGACCATTGGATGCTGGTCTAACTGGAGGTTTTAATATGTTCTTATTTATGCTGTTAATTTGTTGTATATTGAGATTCATTTGATGATAATTCTAATGCATTTACAGCCACTCTCTGATGCTTATGGACTACTTATGCATACAAATGGTCAGTGGGAGTGGACTCTGGCTCCCGGGATATCTCCATCTCCAAGATATCAGCATGCAGCTGTAAGTTAGAAGTGTGACAGCTAAATATGTTGTGATGTTCATGAAGAATAATTGTTCAGATTGCGTGGATAGTCGATGTCTCAATTGCTTGTTTCTTGAAAATGTTACCATATTGATTTGATTTGTGCgcttgtatccaaatattagctTCCCTTGCTTCTCCTGACAGTCTTAAGTTTTTAGGTCTt
Coding sequences within it:
- the LOC125549276 gene encoding serine/threonine-protein phosphatase BSL1 homolog (The sequence of the model RefSeq protein was modified relative to this genomic sequence to represent the inferred CDS: added 69 bases not found in genome assembly) gives rise to the protein MGTAGKGAWVVPAPAYKEVEGWEGSGDDSPGYRCGHSLTVIAPTKGHGPRLILFGGATAIEAGATSGLPGIRLAGVTNTVHSYDVDKRRWTRLHPAGDPPSPRAAHSAAAVGTMVVFQGGIGPAGHSTDDLYVLDLTNDKFKWHRVVVQGAGPGPRYGHCMDLVAQRYLVSVSGNDGKRVLSDAWALDTAQKPYKWQKLNPDGDRPSARMYGTASARSDGMLLLCGGRDASGTPLSDAYGLLMHTNGQWEWTLAPGISPSPRYQHAAVFVGARLHVTGGVLRGGRAIEGEGAIAVLDTAAGVWLDRNGIVTSRTLKSSNEHDASSDLLRRCRHAAASVGSQIYIYGGLRGDILLDDFLIAENAPFQSETDRVP